One Aegilops tauschii subsp. strangulata cultivar AL8/78 chromosome 2, Aet v6.0, whole genome shotgun sequence genomic window, AATTCATTGAAAAAAAAGGGTTGTGATTCAGGGTATGAAGAGTGATATGTCAAAAAAAGCATCCAGAAGAATCTGCCTGGAGAAAACATTGGTGTCCAGCTGCTTGAACAATTCAATGAAGAATCTAAGGATGAAGGTTCAGCAGAGAGACCAACCTAGAAAAATACTCAAGGTGGACAAGGAAAAAATTGGGGCCCGGTTGTGGCGCTCAGGATGAGTACTAGGATCAGAAGAGATGGAAGGACAGCAATCCAGAAGGCTGAAGACCTCAAGAAGAGAAAGGATCTGGAAATGCCTAAAGGTAACACAAACTATAACTCCTTTTCTACATTTAATGATGAGGAATTGTTATCAAAAGCCAGGAAAGTTGGGCTTAACTTAGGTGATGGTGTAGATATTATGTCACATAATATACATGCCATTAGGCTGATTGAGAATGGTAGGTTTTCTAGTTTTAAAGAATCACATCCTGAATGTTTTCTCCCTGTTAACTTAGATATTAGTTTTGAGGGGGTTAACAAAAAAACCTCACCAAATGTAGGACCTAGCTGTGCTCACAGTAGTGATGCAGCAGGTGATATCCCTACTTGGGCTGAGGTTGTGTCAGGTAAAAAAGGTAGCTGTAGAAAATTGGAATTCAATTATGGTAGTAGGATTGATATGGAATGTTAGAGGGCTTAACAAGCCTGATAAACTAAGTGCAGTGGGAAAACTCATTAGAGACACCCATGCTGACTTGGTAGGATTTTCTGAATAAAAAAAAGAGTCTTTTACTAGCTGTCAACTTAAATCTTTAGACCCAAATGAGGAGTTCACCTGGAACTGGATGCCAGCTATTGGCACAGCAGGTGGCATTTTGGTGGGTATCAGACAGGATGATTTTGAGATTCTTTCTGTGGATACCCTTCAATATTCTGTTGCCTACCTAATTAaaaataagaaggatggcaataTATGGAGATTTATTACAGTATATGGGGCTGCTTATGATAATCTTAAATTAGACTTTATTAATGAACTCCATAATACTATGGAGGCCTGGTTGGGTCCTACTATTATTGGTGGTGACTTCAACTTGGTGAGGAAGAGTGATGAAAAAAGTACTGGGGTTGTTAATTTACACTGGGTGACTCTGTTCAATGACTGGGTTAATAAGTATGCCCTGATTGAATTAAAAAATTATACTAGGAAGTTCACCTGGGCCAATAACCAGGATAATCTGGTGATGGCTAATATTGATAAGGTGTTTATTTccacttgttgggaaaatttattCCCAGTTGTCCAGCTAAAAGCCCTGCCTAGGGTGGGTAGTGATCACACCCCCCTAGTTTTTGACACTGGAGCAATCAAATCACCAAAAGATAAACAATTTAGGTTTGAAAAATGGTGGCTCCAGGTAGAGGGGTTTGTTGAGATGGTTAAAAACACTTGGAATAAACCCTGTTCTATTTTAGATCCTATGGACAAATGGCAATTTAAGATTAGATTGCTTAGAAGAGTGTGTAAAGGTTGGAGTGCCAACTATGAGGCCTCCAAGAATAGAAATAAGCAACAGCTAGTTGTTGAATATAACCTTTTGGACATTGAGTCAGAAACAAAAATGCTCTCCCCACCATCTAAAGCTAAGATGGATAAGATTGCCTTAGACCTTCAAAATATTTGGAAGTTAGGGGAGATTAAATCTAGGCAAAGATCCAGAGAGAGAAACATACTGGAAGGGGGGAGGAATACTGCTTACTTCCATGCTTTGGCTAATCAAAGAAGGAGAAAGAAGCAGATCAGTGTGCTAAAAGGCCCAGATGGACCTGTAGAGGATACTAAGGGCATTATCAACATTGTTGTAGAATACTACAAGCAACTGTTTGGTAAGGAGGAAACCCTGGATATTGCTCTAGATGAGAACTTTTGGGAACCTTCTGAAAAGGTTTCTAATGAATATAATAGAAAATTAGAAGCTAATATTACTGAGGAAGATGTCAGGGCAGCTGTCTTTGGGTCTTATGCAGAAGGAGCACCTGGGCCTGATGGCTTCCCATTCCTCTTCTACCAACAATTTTGGGACACTATTAAAAGTGACCTAATGCTGATGGTAGATGCCTGGAACCATGATTCCTTGGATTTATATAGATTAAACTTTTCTCTGTTAACTTTAATTCCTAAAGAGCCTGATGCTGATACTATTCAGAAATTTAGGCATGTTGCTTTGACTAATTGCAGTTTTAAGATTTTTGCTAAATGTCTGGCTAATCCGTTAGGAGATATTGGGGATGAGATTATTTCTCAAAATCAAACAGCTTTTATTAAAGGGAGATACATAGTAGAAAGTGTGGTGACAGCTCATGAGATAATTCATGATGTTGTGACCAACAGTAGGGAGGGTTTTGTCTTTAAGCTTGATTATGAAAAAGCTTATGATAGAGTCAGTAAAGAATTCCTCCTAAAAATTATGTATCAGAGAGGATTCAGTCCCAAGTGGATGAAGAAGGTTGAATCTCTGTTGCACATGAGTTCAGTTGGGGTTAGAATAAATGATTGTAATAGTGTGTTTTTTGAAACTTCTAAAGGAGTCAGGCAAGGGGATCCTGCATCCCCAATGCTTTTTAACTTAGTGGCAGATGTATTCAGTAGAATGCTTAATAAAGCTGCTAAGAATAAATTGCTGACAGGGATGATGTGTAACATCTTCCCTCAAGGGATCATCAGCTTGCAATATCCAGATGATACTCTCTTGTTCCTAGAGAATAACTTGGAGTCTGCAAAAAATCTAAAATGGTTACTTGCTTGCTTTGAGCAAATGTCTGGTTTAAGGATCAACTTCCATAAGTGTGATCTGGTTCCCATTAATATTAATGAGGAAGAGATCCAGTGTGTGGCCCAAGCTTTATCTTGTGGCCTGGGATCCTTCCCTTTGAAATATTTGGGGTTTCCCCTCCATCACTCCAAACTGAGGAGAGAAGATTTGCAACCTGTGGTTGACAAAGTATTGAAAAAAGCAGCAGGATGGAGAGGGAGACTACTAGGCTATGAGAAGAAGTTAATTTTAGTGCAGTCTTGTTTAGCTAGCATCCCTACCTACCTGATGAGTATGATCAAATTCCCTAAATGGGCTATTAACTTGATCAACTCTCAGATGGCCCATTGTTTTTGGGATAACTATGAGGGTCACCATAAGTACCACCTAGCTAGCTGGCGTTTATTGACTCAGAAAAAGCAGTATGGTGGTATGGGGATCCCCAACCTTGCTGATATGAACCTTTGTTTACTTGCTGCTTGGGTAGACAAATATCAGAGAGGAGACCAAAAAATGTGGAAGAAAATTGTGGATGCTAAGTATAGGACTAATAGCCCTAATATTCTCTCATGTCCTGAGAGCAATGCCTCCTCCCCCTTCTGGAAAGGAGTCCTTTGGGCTGCTAAAGCAGCAAAGATGGGCTACCAATGGAAAGTGGGGAATGGGAGGAAGACTAAATTCTAGGAAGATCAGTGGTTTGGATCCTATAGTTTATCTATTCAGTTTTGGGAGCTGTATAGTATTGCCAATGAGCATAACAAAACTATTGCTGATGTTTGGGATGGTACTAATCTTAAAATTTCTTTTAGAAGATGTGTAGACAATAGGCTACTTCATCTTTGGTTTGACTTACTGAGCATTGCACAGTCTATTATTCTGAATGATGAGGAGGATGCTATTATTTGGAAGCTTGAGCACAATGGGAGATACTCAGTTAGATCATTATATGCTATGGTAAACTTTAAAGCGATTACCCCTGTGCATGTTCCAAAGATATGGCAACTACATGTCCCACCTAACATTCATATATTCCTTTGGCTGCTTGCTCGGGATAAGTTGCTAGTTAGGAGCAACCTGAGCAAGAGGCAACATTTAGATGATCTTAGTTGCTTGTTTTGCTGTGAAGGTGAGACTAGTAACCATCTTTTCTTTGAATGTGTTGTTGCTGTTGAAGTGTGGAAAAGTATCCATAAGGTTGTGGGGTGTATGCCCCAGCCTGGTTTTAGTTATGTGGCTGACAAGTGGAGGAAACATAAATCCCTGTAAGATGAAAATATGTTCATCTCAGCTACTCTCTGGGTTATCTGGAGATGTAGAAAAGACATGTGCTTTAACAATGCCCCATGGCTGGGAGTGCAGGTGATCCTGAGAAGAATTGCAGGTTTCTGCAACCAATGGAAGATCCTATGCAAAGAGGCTGCAAGAGAACGCGTGGAGAGTCTGATATCATCTCTGTGGGAGCTGTCCAGGCAGCCGCCTCTGCTGCTTTGGCCAGAGCCAGGGTGAGGAAGAAGAAACTGTGGATGGAATACTATCTGAAGAAGAAGGCAGAAGGCTGGTATGGAATCGAGAGCGGACTGCTCGTTGAAGGTTGAGAAGAGATAGATATCGGGTATCAGGCCTTCCTGCTGGTGGCATTAGCCTTTTATGTTCTGTCAGTAGACATTCGTTAGATGATGCATGTAAGAGGTTTTAAAGTCGTGTGTTTAGGTGGATTTATGCCGGAGGGAGCGAAAACTCCCTCCCGCGGGCTGTAATGAGACTGGATTCTGTGGTTTCATTTTAAGTAATGGAACCGGGGCAGGAGCCCTTTTCCTCTAAAAAAATGTCTAGACTTTCTTAACCCCAACCCACAGGAGGCTATAATTACCAGCGCCGCATGGCTCACTATAAGCGGCCTGAGAACGAATCTGATCATAAATCACCAGATAAAGCTCAGTTTCTCAACAAAAATTGCACCACTGCTTTTTTTAATACCAAATAATTACTAAATGTGCAACAGTGCAAACAACAACTATTGCCTGACACTGGATAGCCTACAGCTGAAAATCATCGGCTAGCACTCGTACCAAGTTCAGGGATGTTTTGACATTTAGCGTGAAATTTATTACTAAACCAGTCTACGAGCAAGCAAGTAGTCGGTCCACGATTCATATACACGGAAACTGATCTAGCGCACAGTAATGTTCATTACTTGCTGCCGCAGAAACCAGAGGCATATTGCACAAAAACTATGTAGAGCAGCAGTAGAAATCAAACAGTCTCCCCAACTTGCTATTATATCTCCAGGAGGGTAATAATAATCTAAATTCACATTTTGGCATACATGGCTTTCCTCCAGATAACTTGCatcggagggagtataaaaaGTAAACCATAGTAAATAGTGAATACtaaaaggaaagaaaaaacaGCGAATATTTCATACTTAAATATCCTGCAAAATTTAGGAGGGTAAGAATGCACCAATCATCATCATTAAATTCAGCATTATAATTAGGAATGTAACCCATTATTCTTAAATTGTTCCCACATCGGTTTATGCACCAACTAATGATGAATGCATTCGGCGCAGATACATATAGTACTCTCTAGGATCTAGACAGTTGGGTGAGTGTCAGCACTACAATGCTCCTGGGCAAAGTAGAGACGATTCCCCGGGAGGTCAAATGTGAACCGCGTGTCCACCTGCTGCGCCGCGCCAATCACCGTCATCTCCTCGTCCGGCACGACGGCGAAGCACAGGTGCTCATGGTTCACCCTCACGAACAGCAGTTCCGGCTTGATAAAAAGCCTCGCCGCTTCTTCGTACAGGTTGAAGGTCAAGCTCGGAAAGTGCACGTGGCCCCACGAGCCAAAGCAGAGGTGGTACCCCTGCACCGGCACCGTCGAGCGGCGCGCCCCCTGCTTGTGCATGTCCGCCGCGACCTCGGCCTCCACGACGTCATACGCCGCGCGAACCAGCCTGGTCAGGGGAGTCCCGGGGTCGATGACGGACCCCCCGCGACGGGTTTGTAGATCCCGCCTAAACATCGCCGTCTTTACCCCGTTAAGCTTTTTCCTGTTCAAGCTGATGCCGACGATGCGGATGTAGTACATGCTACTTTGGCCGTAGCCCGATCCAGTGAACAGCAGCGACGTGCTCTGCGCATGGTCGTGCCTCGGGATGTCGCGGCCAAAGCGGAGGAACCCGTGCCTGGTGTTGGGGTGGCTCTGTCCGGGGAAGAGGCAATATGAGAACCGCGAGTCCGTCAGCCCGCGTGCGGTGAGCTGGCTCATGAACGACGTCGGGTGCCTGCTCAAGCTCAGGACCCCGGCGAGAATGTTGTGGCTCAGGCGCTCGAACCCGTGTGTCGTGTGTGCGCAGCCCAAGATGAGGTTGTCGACGTCCCTGTTGTGTCCTCCTCCTGCGCTGGGGCTGCCTGCGAAGGCAAACGTGTCGCTGCCGAGGTAGCCGTGCGCGGCGACGTTCCAGGAGGTGGTGTAGAAGCTGCACCGGTTCCTGCCGGAGGGGGTGTAGGGGGCCGTACACTTGGGGTCTGTGGGCTTCATGTGCTTGTAGCGAGGGGACAAAGCAGAGTCGAAGACGGCGCCCTCCTGCCGAACCTCAGGCACGCAGGGCTGGCACTGCATCCAAGTCAGATTGCTGACGAGGTCCAGCCCGAGCTTGTAGAAGTGCCGGGTTTGGCCGGAGCCGACGCCGACGAGGACGCCGTACAAGGGCCACCCCACGGGGGCTATGTGCGGACCTATGCTCGTGAGGTTCGCGCCAAGCTGCCCGAGCATGCCAGCAGTGTTGTGGTTGGACACGATAGGCAGACTGAATCCCGCGCTCGGTGTCGGTGGTGCCACAGTGCCGGCGACGGTGTGGCTGGCCGAATTCAGCAGAACAAGGAGGAGGCAGAGCTTACAAGCATATAAAACAGACATGGTTGATTCCTCCGAGCTCTATACTAGGGCTATGTTCGATGAAGCCAGAAAGGCGGTTGAGCGTGTGTCCTTCATTTGGAGGTCGTGTCTTAAATAGACTCAGATGAATCCATCTCTGGAGTATCTATCTCTAGATGGATATGCATGCATTGGTGACTCAGATTACTTAGTGCAGCGAAGATACAGGGTGGCTAATTAATAAATCCATGCGTCCTTCATTTGAAGGTCGTGTCTTAAATAGACTCAGATGAATCCATCTCTGGAGTATCTCTTGATGGATATGCATGCATTGGTGACTCCGATTACTTAGTGCAGCGAAGATACGGGGTGGCTAATTAACAAATCCATCTCTTGAGTATCTCTAGATGGATATGAATGAATTTGTGAGGCGTGCAAGTATATCGATGGTTGAAATGATACTGATTCATCGAACAGTCTTGTTAACAATGCtaggtgcttagaaaaataaactgAGTTTTATTTCTACAGAAAAGACATCTAATTAAGCATCTACCTTGAacaaataagcaccggtgcttaggAAAATCTTGAtttatttctctaagcacctCCGCAAAGCACATTGGATTGTACAAGGCCTTAATGGGTCCGATCAGTAGTGTTACTACCTCTTTTCAATTTATTAGGGCTGCGGCGTATCCTTTAGATTAACAATTTGATCAAGTTATATATCGCAAAAATTATATTATTAGAAACTTCAAATAATATATTTTCTAGTCATATAATTTGGACCGCAATATTAAACTGACCCTGGATGTGGGTAGATCCCAGATCGAACGATCGACCGCTCTAGGAACCAGTACACATTGAACGTTTCCTGCTATCTGTTTCTACTGGCTTATCGGGCAGGGATCTAGCTGACCCTGAATCGAAAAAAAAGGCTAGGTACAGCCCATCTGCATCCTGTTACTACAAAAGCAAAATCACAAAGAGCTACCTCACTCCCGGAAAAAAGAAGTCGTAGACAAAATTCAGTCTAATTTCCCCATGTTGCTTCAGGGGCATCGAGAACAAACACAATGTCAGATTTGACCGCAGGAGATCGCATACTAATCCATCCCAAAAGAAACATTACAATATGGATTCTGTgggtagtagagagtagagactaGATTATGTTCGAATATTAGGGAAATCACCTTGTTAACCATGACACATcatcagccaattctttgcagAATGGCATGAACGTGACCACAACCATCTTCCACCTCGGGACCAATCCAGTAGCCAGAGATAACTATCTGCGCACCTAGAACTGCATCCACAGGGTCTCTCAGAGATACATCGGCATGAAAACTTACAGCATCTACAGATCTTGACATAGCTGCTCCTGTCGACGAACCTGAACATGTGCAGCAGCCAACAAGGCTCCTGGGTCTGTGGAGCTCTGCAGTTGCCATCAGTAGTATAAAAATCTCAGGCCAAATGAAATCAGATGCTGAATTATAACTTCTCTTTTTCCATTCAATTCTTTCAGGTTGTAATGGATGCAGCACTCACCACTTAAAGGCTGCTTCCAGTGAAGCTGGTTCGTGCACGCAACTTGACTCCGCTGTCCCTGTGAGTAAAGATGTATTAGAATTTCAGATTCAGGTGGTTGAgaaagcagcagcagcaacaacaacccaTTGAGTTTAACTGGTTAGACATAGTATGAATGATTTAAGCACCTGGTTGAACTAGGTGCTGGGATCTACCATGTTCTTATGCAGAGTAATGAAAATTGAACACAAGTACTCCACAGAtctacagagggagtatcattcAGCTTCTTGTTTCTAAGGTAGGCACCGCAATTGGCAACAGGAGAATATTTTGGAAAACCGGGAGTAGAATGTAGCAACTAATGAGGAATGCGGTACTCCGGCGTTCCTGAGATAAAATTTGAGTGGCTCAAGTTCCAGCAGGACTATTATTACAACCTTCAGATTTGAACAACAGAAAGGGGTGAACATCTTGGGGCAGTCATGTATACAAGCCAATAAACAAAATTTTGACTAGCAGGCTCTGAAATATTGCGATTATATTTGTTGCCCAACTCTATTGCAGTCTCGCAAGCATCACATCAGTTTATGTCAACCATCTAGGGGCGGAGCCCACAACTTGTTCGACTGAATGCCTGCTCCATGAAACGGGGGTAGAAGAAAGTGTGGTTGACGAATTACcttcgaggcggcggcgctccggCGAGGAGACGGTAGGACCGCGGCCACACCTGCAGGCAGCAGCGCGCACGCCATGGCTGGACTCTGCCTCCCAAGGGTTTGCGCCAAGAGCGCCGGGCGAGGGGAAAACACGCAAGACAGAGCAGAAGAGtaagttttttttgtttttttttttttgcagggtGTAGAAGAATAAGTTAGTGTCGCAACTCTTTTATCCTGAAGTATGAAGTAAGAGAAGTAATACTCGTCTGCACGGATTATTTTTTACAGAAACAAAAAGAAATAAATGTATTGAACTAAGATACATCTAGATACATATATTTGTATGACAAGTAATTTCAGACGAAATAAGTATTGATTTTCTTGGGCGGCACTCTGCGTGGATCGACTAGCCTGAGTAAGTTACTTACATAACTCTTTTATCCTTAAGTAATAGTAATCTTTTAGGGCGGCGGTCGACGGCCGAAAGCCGTGCATGAGCCATCAAATGCCTCGATCCCCAGCCGTCGAATGTGCCCCAGCTCCATCTCCCCTCGTATGGTTTCACTTTGCTCAAAAAATCACGTCGACACGCACGGTCACATGAGGAAGATATCGATAGCGAGCGCCGTTGACCCTGCCATGGATGCATGCCGACCGACTCTCGAAGCACCGCTAGTTCGCCATCGCTTGCCCTGTTGTCGCCGCCCTCGCAGAACCGGTCCATCACCCCCGTCCCCAGCATGGGTGCTCGCCGATAGTTGCAGTGTGGAAGTTGGCCGATTCCAACACGGCGCGGCTCTGAAATTATTGCGATTATATTTGTTGCCCAAATCGCCTGGTCAGCATGTCGCAATGCTGATCCCCGGCATGCTAGAGACGTCGGTCCCAGCAGCCACCGAGATGATGGTTCCAACTCGCCATGTTTGCAGCTCCCAGGGCGGACGTCGTAGCAAGCCAGGGCACCAGTCCCAACAAAATAGGGCTCCGATTCCAGTAAAAATAGGGTCGCCGGTAGCAACAATCAAGACTCCACCCCGTCGTTGCCATAGAAAACCACTCAAGTCGGCTACAGCAAACCAGTTATTGGTTCCAGCTCGGGCTTCGTCCTGTTGTAGCGAAACTGTCGTCATGGTCACCAAGGAAGTTGCCCTCGTATCCGCGGGTTGCAACAATTGCTAGTcgcggttccagcaaaaaaatcTCAGGTTCCAGCAAAATGGATCGTCGGTCGCAACACACATCTCGCCATCCCAACAAAAAAATTGGTCGGTCGTCGCACCTCTCGAACAagatggttccagcaaaaaaagaTCGCCAGTCGCACGCCCATCGTAGCTCTTCTCGTCGTACTAGATTGCAGCACGCCGCACAGATAGTTGCAGCTCACCCATGGGCGATTGCAGCATGCCACATAGGTTCCAGCTCGTCGATGTAGCCATTGCAGCAAACCGCGCGGGCATGGTTCCATCTCCCCCCTCTCCCGACACGTCACATCATCCCCATGGTCACGGTTCTAGCTCGCTAAGATGCTGGCCGTCGCATCATCAAGGAATGGGGGCTTCAGCTCCACGTCGCATCCACGATGGGGAGGGAGGAGGTTGTGGGTGGCGGCCATGGCGAGAGGGAAGGGACATGGTGAGATCGATGGGGCAACCCATGGTTGTAATCAAATAAGCGCGAGGAAAGAGATGGGTTGTGTGGAACGAATGACGAAAACCAATTcattgaagataaggctaaggGGGAGAGGTGTTCTAGCCCTGTGAACTTGTCTATCCACGTGGAGCGCGCGAGAGCGACCGGAAAGGCGTTCGACCGGTAGGAAACATTTACCAATCTTCTATATCTAGACAATCAGCCTCGGCTAACCTATATCTCTCTATGCATGCAACGCACGAGGTATAATCTAATACCCATTAGATGCCGCCCCCAAGCTCTCTACAGTGGCCGCTCACCACATGCCCAACAAAATTAAATACATATGTCACCTCATTATGCAAGCATGCATAGAAAAAGAACCATCTCAACAGGCATGGAAAAAAGGTACATCTCAATAACTGCATGCAATAAGTCATACCTATTTTCAGTTTTAGTTCTCAAATACTATTCATCCAAATATTCATGTTTAAAATCATCAAATGTCATGAGAGTATATTGCAACCAATTCTAAGCGCAATGTGTAGAGTACCATCAAGCAACATGTGAAATTTTCTAGCAATATTATTGTAGCAAAATGTACATTTTCAGTTTCAGTGCTACTTAGAAATTTTCTACCAAGAAatatcaaaaataaattttattcatttgTCCCACCCTCTTTTGTATAACTTAGTGCTTATTTGACCGCTCTTGTCTAATTTGTGTTTATTTGGCATGCTTTTGCCTTTCCTTCTGCTTATCTCAACAGTGTAATACAAAATTGTACCTATAAAGGGTGCTGGGCTACCCAGCCTCCCAACATGTTTCATCCGATTATCGTTCTTGGCCGTTGTATGGTTTTATAATGGTCCCTTTTACCTTCATTTACAATCTTTTTATCGGTGTTATCATGTTGCGCCCTCATGGTGTTGGCCAAGTCATGGCCTATGACCTCTAACTGATCTGCATATGATGTATTTGAATGACTACTTATATCCTAACTTCAGACTTTTATTCTAGCTTGGTATATTTACCATCTCAAGTCAATTGTTTCAGACCAATAACAATGCTTTATCATGTTCTTTACATTTGATCAGTAGTTTCTTCATAGATAATAAAGTACCAGCAGATGAACAAGTGTGTTATATGTGCCCATGCTTTGATGCAAGCATTAGAATAATTCTCTGGTTTTCCTTCTGATTTCTTATCAGTGCCCATGCTTTCTGTGGCTAATTGGTAAATTATATCCATATATACAGAGTCCATGATATGAGACAGTTCGAAGTTGAAGGGATTAATACTATGGTTGAGAAGGGAAAGTCAATGTCTTCTTTGTTGGAACATTCCCTAAGATGGTCCAAGGTAATTATTTTAGGCATCAAGTTTTTAATTGTGCATCATTTTGCTTTGGTAAATTCAGCTCAGTTAACCACCAGAGACAACTTCATTTTTCTTTGTATGTTGATCATTTTGGTGTGGTTGTTTGATATGATGTCAACAACATTTCTCGTTCTTCTTGCATGTTATTTAGTTACATCGTCAATAAAGTAGACCACTATTTCTGCCGCTAAAGCTTTTTTTGCTCTGTTTGTGTGTATGTCATCATGGCCTTCCCAGGAGTTGTAGTTCTGAATATACTGCTTCTCTATATGGATCTATTATTGCGTGAACTAACGATATATTGTGAGCTGCCTCACACCATCATTTGGTCATTGTAGTGCTTGAGTTGGCAAATTTGATGAAACCAAGTAATGTGCCTAGTCCATTTTCATTCCTTTTTATCACCCTTTTAGATTCTAAGATGCattaaaataaaacaaaattGACCACTGCATGTGGCTGTTCCCGCTCATTTAGTGCCCACATATGCATGCACTGCAGTTAATGCAGAATAAAGCACCAAGAAACACACCTTTTTTGAGAAAAAAAAACATGCTAATTGGGCAGTTTTGCAATGTACAAAATTTGTTCTACCACTCATACTTTTTTTTAGTTGGACCCTTTAAATTAAGCAAAAAGGGAGGGAGTAGTACACAAGAAACACAAGTATATGGCCAGGAGCCCAAAGCCCAGTGTCCTACCC contains:
- the LOC109739776 gene encoding aspartic proteinase nepenthesin-1-like translates to MSVLYACKLCLLLVLLNSASHTVAGTVAPPTPSAGFSLPIVSNHNTAGMLGQLGANLTSIGPHIAPVGWPLYGVLVGVGSGQTRHFYKLGLDLVSNLTWMQCQPCVPEVRQEGAVFDSALSPRYKHMKPTDPKCTAPYTPSGRNRCSFYTTSWNVAAHGYLGSDTFAFAGSPSAGGGHNRDVDNLILGCAHTTHGFERLSHNILAGVLSLSRHPTSFMSQLTARGLTDSRFSYCLFPGQSHPNTRHGFLRFGRDIPRHDHAQSTSLLFTGSGYGQSSMYYIRIVGISLNRKKLNGVKTAMFRRDLQTRRGGSVIDPGTPLTRLVRAAYDVVEAEVAADMHKQGARRSTVPVQGYHLCFGSWGHVHFPSLTFNLYEEAARLFIKPELLFVRVNHEHLCFAVVPDEEMTVIGAAQQVDTRFTFDLPGNRLYFAQEHCSADTHPTV
- the LOC109739780 gene encoding uncharacterized protein isoform X2, with the translated sequence MACALLPAGVAAVLPSPRRSAAASKGQRSQVACTNQLHWKQPLSELHRPRSLVGCCTCSVLGAQIVISGYWIGPEVEDGCGHVHAILQRIG
- the LOC109739780 gene encoding uncharacterized protein isoform X1 → MACALLPAGVAAVLPSPRRSAAASKGQRSQVACTNQLHWKQPLSELHRPRSLVGCCTCSGSSTGAAMSRSVDAVSFHADVSLRDPVDAVLGAQIVISGYWIGPEVEDGCGHVHAILQRIG